A part of Actinomycetota bacterium genomic DNA contains:
- a CDS encoding IS481 family transposase: RTRALTRWLHVYNHHRHHTAIGGPPVSRVGNVMGHYT; encoded by the coding sequence AACGCACCCGCGCGTTGACTCGGTGGCTGCACGTCTACAACCATCATCGCCACCACACCGCTATCGGCGGGCCACCGGTGAGTCGTGTCGGCAACGTCATGGGGCACTACACCTAG